DNA sequence from the Poecile atricapillus isolate bPoeAtr1 chromosome 4, bPoeAtr1.hap1, whole genome shotgun sequence genome:
CACGCGGGTGCGCGCGGTGGAGTCGGGGGGCCGCGGGCAGCCCCCCGGGGTGGCCGTCACCAACcggctgggaggggaggaggtgacACACGCGCTGCTGGCCGAGAGCGAGGCCGAGGCTCAGCGCTGGCTCGAAGCCTTCGGGCAGCACCTCTACGATTTGGGTGAGATGGGACCCCCGAAACCCctcagcccagagctgtgggaaCCCCCCCAGTATCCCTGTGGGATCCCCCATCATCCCTATGGGATCCCCCCCCTTATCCCTGTGGGATCCCCCATCATCCCTATGGGATCCCCTCATCATCCCTGTGGGATCCCACATCATCCCTATGGGATCCCCCCCAGTATCCCTGTGGGATCCCCCCATCATAATCCCTGTGGGATCCCCCCATCATAATCCCTGTGGGATCCCCTCCCCATCATCCCTGTGGGATCCCCCCATCATCCCTGTGGGATCTCCCCATCATCCCTGTGGGATCCCCTCATCATCCCTGTGGGATCCCCCCATCATCATCCCTGTGGGATCCCCCCATCATCATCCCTGTGGGATCCCCCCATCATCCCTGTGGGATCCCACCTCCATCATCCCTGTGGGATCCCCCCATTCCCAAGGGCCCTCCCAGCCGTGGGACCCTGTCCCAGTGGGATTCCCATTGTTAAAGGGCTACAAGTGGGacacccccatccctgtgggacCCCCATCACCCCAAGACCCCCAAGGCAGTGGGACCCCAGTCCTGAGAGCACCCCCATTCCCgtgagacccccccccccccatccaaCGGGACCCCCATCCCAGCTCAATCCCCGTCCCGGGggggctctgtccctgtccccccagcccagtggaagcagtgctgtgaggagctgaTGCGGATCGAGGAGccccccccgcgccgccccccgGCCCCACTGCCCCCCCAGGGCTCTCTGTACCACCAGACGGGTGAgtggggccgggggggggggtggggggggctgggggtgggggtcTCTGCTCTGTCTCccccctctctgctctctgctcgCTCCCTAACGCTGCTCTTCTCGCTGTCCccccctctctgtgccccctccccatttctGTCCCCCCATTTCTGTCCCCCCCATTTCTGTCCCCCCCATTTCTGTCCCCCCCATTTCTGTCCCCCCCATTTCTTTCCCGCCGCTCtgccgccccccccccccttcccgcgcccccccagccccgccgggcccccccgggacccccccgggcgaggggctcctgctgcaggagaatGTCTCAGCCGAGATCCGGGCGCTGCTCAGCTCCTACTACAGCGACAGGTGAcggggggggggacacgggggggacccccaaacaGCCCCCCCAGAACCGCCACAGCACCCCCAGAATCCCGTGGGGACTGGGGGGGGCAGcgaagggacccccaaacccccacacCGCCAGTGAGGGGGACCatggggagctggggggggcACTGGGTGTAGTGGGGGGGCTTTCACAGCCCCCACCCCACGGCACAGCAGCGGGGGGGGGTCCAGGGAgggtctggggacacccctgacccccctgaaccccctttttccccccctccccagctaTTGACCCCTCGGATGACATCGCGGCGGTGACCGACATCCTGGCCCGGCACGGGGGGGCTCCCCGTgcgccgggacccccccccgtGGCTGTCGCTGTTTGAGGGGCCCCCCCTGcgcagccccagccccccccgCCGGGGCAGACCCCGCACCCTGTCCCTCGACGCCCGGCTCAGCACCCTAAAGGGTCGGGGGGgtcccccaaagcccccccactccagctcctccagcagcggcagcagcagcccagggccCCCCCAGCGcgacccccccagacccctccagtCCCGGGTctgacccccaaaaccccccggggggggacacggggggggatGGACCCCCTGGGGGCTCCCAGCTTCTGTTTTTGGGGAGAAACTGGAATTTTTGCCCTTCCCCATTCTGGGGGGGGGCTCAGGGCTAAACTCCAAAAAGTGGGGGAGGGggtttccttcccctcccccaccacAGGGTGGGTGCTCAGGGTTTAACCCGGGGGGgacacagagcccccccagctctgctttccctcaCCTCTAacccgggggggggggacacAACCCCCACCCCCCCGGCAGGCCCCTCCCCCTCATTAATAATATTCACTAAtaatttgcattaaaatttatttaacagctgctgtgtgtgattttggggggggggggtgggtggtgggaggtgtgggggggggtcccggtgccctggtgggggggtctgggggtgctgCCCCCTCCCCCAAGCTGCTCATTTGGGGTGCaagagggggaggggggggtggaggctgtgctggggggtgAGCGGGGGAGGGGCGCCCATCCTGGGTGCCATAAAGGGgatcccccccccaaaaaaaaaaggaggtgcTGGGGGCCCCCCCCTCCGCTACACAGCATGGGGGGAGAGGTCCTCGTCCTCggtggggggggctgggggcccCCCAAAAGCGGCGGGTGGGGGGGCGTCACGGGCCAGCAGCAGCGCGAAGCCTGGGGGGAGAGCGGGGGTGAGACGGGGAGGGGGTTCTGGGCGGgtttgggggtgatttgggggggctTACGGGGCAATTTTGGGGTACCTGGAGTGGCTTTATGCAGGACGGGGCTCTCGCTGGGCTCATCCCCCTGTAAAAAGTGGGGGGGAGCTGAGGGGTCTCTGCGGCCCCGCCCCACTCACAGAGGGGACCCCACCCCCACCTCCCACCCTGCCCCCCCtctccagagccatcccaaCCCCCAGAATCAGCCCCCAGACTCGCGTGTTCCCCTCCtgaccccccagccccaaaacctgcagcccccccagcccccgcGCCCCCCATCACCCCCCACATAATCTGGGCTCCCCTCATTTCCCCCGGCCCCACATCGCCCCCAGACCCTCCCCGTACCTGCCCGGGGAGGGGTCTCGGCTCCCAGGGGGTCTCCCAGCCCCCCCCTTCGTGCCCCCCCGATTCCATTGCgccccaaatcctggggggTCCCGCAGCGGGcggggggggccggggctgtgcgGGGGGGGTGTTGGGGACCCCTCCCTCGGGATGGGGACATCCTCAATCAGCGGCCCCAGAGCTTCCCAtgctggggggctggggagggggggagtgTCCGGGCGGGACCCCTCCTCATCCCGGGGGGGCCTGGGGGGAGACCCCAAGCCGGGAAGTGCTGGAGGAGGGTGGGGCTGTACCCCACAAGTGCTTTCCGAAGAGCCCGAGCCAGAAGAGACAGGGGGAACCCCCACCCGGGAGGGGTCCCGGGCATGGCAGGGGGGGACCCTGACCTGCTGGTGGCAAaattgggggtccccagggtggcgGAGGGAGGGGTCCCTGTTCCCAGGGGGCTGGAGGGGGTTCCAGCGGTGGCACATTGGGGGGTGCCCATCACCACGGGGCTGGGGGGACTCCTTGGGGtggcagagggagggggtccctgtccccacaggacTGGTGGCATGGGGGGACCCTGctcgggccgggctggggggcGTCCCAGAGCGGCAGAGGGAGGGGGGCCCCTCCCCACGGGGCTggcgggggtcccggtggtGGCGGGGTCCCtgcccgcggggccggggggcagagggggcggcggccgccggGGGCTGGGGGGCGGTGCCCCCCCGGAGGCTCCGGgcgggggggtctgggggggctccgGCCGGCGGAAGATGAAGGCGGATTCCGTCAGGCTGCGCTGGTACCGCAGGAAAGGCCGGCGAGCACCTGGCGGGGGTCGgggtggggtcagcagggacccccagaacccccccccgtgccccccaaCCCTTTCCACGCCACCCACCGGGAGTGCTGCCGGGCAGGGGGGATGCGGACGTGGAGCCCGAGCGTTCCCGCTGCCGAAAGAATTCCCGGGGTTCTGGGTGCGCTGGGAGACCAGGATCGCGGCTTCCTGCGGGATCGGGGGGGTTCAGCGGGGCTGCGGCCCCCCCCCGTGCCCCGGGGGAAGGGAGGGACCCGTCCCGGTACTCACGGCCGCCGTGCCGCTGAGCCCGGTGCGACCCCCGCGCTCCCGCTCGGCCGCCTCCTgctcccgctgctgctgctcctgcggGACACGGCAAACACGGATCCCTCAGGACGCGAAGGAGCCCTGGCTGCCCTGGGAGAGAACCCTCCCACATCCCCAGGTTACACCCTCCTGTATTCCTTGTGATGATCTCCTGGGATGGAGCCCTTCAGATCCCCCAGGAGAGACACCTAAAATCCCTGGGTAAGACCCCTCGGATCCCCTGGGATTGACGCCCTAAAACCCCCTGGGACGGGACTCCCTGGGATGAACGCCCTGgatcctgctgggctggagccccCGCGTGTCCCAGGACAGACCCCTTCGATCCCCTGagaccccctccccaattccagCCCCCTTCCCGCTCACCCATcgctcctgctccttcctccgCTCCTCCGCGTCCAGCCGCGCCTGCTCCTGCCTGCGGGAGGGGTGACAGCGATGGGATGGGACACGGATGGGACATGGGGATGGGACGGGGCTGGAGCCCAGCCTTGCCCCTCACCGCCGCTCCTCGATGAGCCTCTCCCGTTCCTGCAGCCTCCGCTCCCGCTCCGCCGCCTGCAGCCGCTCCTCCTCCATGCGCTCCCTCTCCCAGCGCCGCCGCTGCTCCCGCTCCCGCTGCCGCTCCTGCTCCTTCCGCTGCTGCTCCTCGCGCTGCGAACGCACCGGGATCGGcaccgggatcagcaccgggaaCCAGCTCCGGGAACCCACCGGCACCAGGGTCCCGCTGCCGTTggtaccggcaccggcaccgggaccccgCCACACTTCACACTGGGACTGTCCCAGCCTCGGtaccggcaccgggaccccaCCGAGGTCCACACCAGCACCCCCCCGGTCTCGGCACCGGGACTGGGACCCCCACCAAGCTCGGCAGTGGGacccctgggctcagcccctggcaGCCTCAGCCCGAGGCAGCAGCCGTGCCCCCATCCCCGGGATCCCGGGGGaccccccagcccttccccagccccccGACCCCTCACCTCAGCCTGTTCCCAGAAGGAATCGCGCTGGGTGCGCTGCAGCTCCAGCGCTGGGTTGGTCTTGCGGTAGTTGGTTCCCttggggagcacaggggggtcagggtgggatccccaaaaccccctggaGACCCCCGGGAAGGGCAAGCAAGCACCCATCGCCCCCCAACGCCCTCCCCATTCCGCAGGGCCATAGCTCCAGCGAGACCCCCACTCACCACCAGCTccggggtgtcctggggggtcctCCTGGGTGGGCGAGGGGCGGGgggctccagctgtgccagcacccgGCGCAGCCCCTCCAGCGTCACCTCCTCGGAGCGGCGGGCGCTGATCACGGCCGTGGCCTCCTGCCACCGGGATCGGGACCGTGTCACCCCTCCCACACCCCCCAACCCCCGCAGGGATCCTCACTCCCCGGGGAACCTCGGCTCCATTCCCTCGGACGTGTCAGATGTGGGACTGGATCCAGATGTGGGACTGGATCCAGATGTGGGGCAGGATCCAGATGTGGGGCCGGATCCAGATCCCGGGCGCAGACAGATGAGCGGAAGCTGTTCcgggggatggggagggcagGACCCCCCCCGTCAGGACGgggttgggggtgggggagggatCCCAACCACAGCTCCGGCGCGGCGGCCAAGACTGGAGCACTGGGAAAGCGGCGGCTGAGTCAGCAGCGCCAGGAATGCGCCCGGGCACAGGCAAAGGTCGGGTGGGCGGGatggggggggacaggggagacAGGAATGGGGAATATTGGGGGGGGCAAAGACCCCGACACACCCCCCCAGCACCCACCGAGGGCTCCGTGCCCCCCACTCACCCTGAAGAAGCTCCGGATGGCCGGCAGGTGCCCGGCACACGCCGCCCGCTGCGATTCCGGCACCTTTTCCCCCACCTGGCACCGCACCCATGGCTCAGCTCGGGGGGGTCCCATCCGGGGGTCCCCTCGAGCAGCCCCCCCGCACTCACCAGCTGATAAGGACGATCCTGGGGGTGCCGGAACCGGGATCGGGCACCCGGCACAGCCCGTACATGACGCTGCCACAGAGAATTTTCCAGCGAGCTCATCCGGCCCCCCGGCTGTAATGAGCGGGGGGTCAGAGGCGGGGAACTCGGGGGACCCCCCCAATATTCCCCGGAATCGTCGCTCCCGGTACCTCCGGAATCCAGGAGCTTGAGGTCGTGATGTTTCTCATAGCCAAAGACGGCCCTGGGGGGGAGAAGGGGGGTCGGGGGGGGGTCGGGGTGGGGGGGGTCAGAGCGGGTGGGGGGGGACCTGCCAGGCTCGGGCACCCCCCGTGTTCCCCCATGCCACCAGCTTGGGATGAATTCATGGAAGTGCCGCCGGCAGCATCCGCCCCCGGGACaatggaatgtgggaagagccGGAGCGCCACGGCCCCCCCCCCACCCAGCGACCCCCCCCCCCTCCATCGTGCGGGGGTGCCGGGACCCCCCgcccgggcctgggagggctCAGGGGGCCTCATCCCGGCGGGACCCTCCCTCATCCCCCCCCCGGAGGCTCTGCCCCTCTTTGTTCCCGCGTGGCTCCGCTTCGGGACGCACGCGGGACAGGGCACGTCACGCATGTCACGGCATGTCGCGACAGGCTGCGGCGCCACATGGCGGGACAGAGCCCGGCACGCGGCCGGGCGGGCGCCGGGAGGAGCCGGAGCTGGAGCGGGGTCCAGCCGCGCTCCGGGGGCAGAGGGCAATGGCCGGGTGGCCCGTGGCCACGGTGACGGCCGGTCCCGTGACGCCGGGGGGCTGCCAGGCCCATGAGCCGCGGTACTGTCGCCCCCCACCCCgggatggggattttgggggacacCGACTCCAGCCCCGCGGCACCGGCACCGAACTGGGGCCAGCTTGGGACTCCCAGGCCGTCCCGGGACCCGCGTCCTCCCGGTGCGGCCGGGCAGAACCGCCCTTCCCGCACCCCGTCCCGGCTCCCGCAAACCCCCCCGGGCCCGTCCTGCCCCCGCCCCTGGCGGCGGCGCCGCTCCAGCCCGGCGGCACCGGGAGGGACCGGGCGGGACGGGGCGAGACCGGGTGCGACTCCCGGTTCCCAGCGCGGCGGCGCACAGGGCTCAGTCCCGGGACACCCCCCGGCCGAGACCCCCGTGCGCCCGGAGACCCCGTCCCGGTGCCGGTAACGGTGCCTCTGGGCCCGCCCCCGACTCCCTGGCCCGTGCCGgtgcctgttcctgctcccGGTCCTGTGTCCGGTGCCAGTCCAGCGCCCGTTCCCAGTCTCGGTCCCCTCTTCCGTTCCCGGGTCCCTGTGCCGGCTCCT
Encoded proteins:
- the LOC131579282 gene encoding LOW QUALITY PROTEIN: drebrin-like (The sequence of the model RefSeq protein was modified relative to this genomic sequence to represent the inferred CDS: inserted 1 base in 1 codon) produces the protein MAGPGLERYRLALLAAREDVGNPRAGTDWAVFGYEKHHDLKLLDSGAGGPDELAGKFXCGSVMYGLCRVPDPGSGTPRIVLISWVGEKVPESQRAACAGHLPAIRSFFREATAVISARRSEEVTLEGLRRVLAQLEPPAPRPPRRTPQDTPELVGTNYRKTNPALELQRTQRDSFWEQAEREEQQRKEQERQREREQRRRWERERMEEERLQAAERERRLQERERLIEERRQEQARLDAEERRKEQERWEQQQREQEAAERERGGRTGLSGTAAEAAILVSQRTQNPGNSFGSGNARAPRPHPPCPAALPVLAGLSCGTSAA